One genomic window of Flavobacteriales bacterium TMED191 includes the following:
- a CDS encoding acyl-CoA dehydrogenase, whose translation MNFELSSEQKLIRETARNFAKNELLPGVIERDENKEFPKSQIAKMAEMGFLGMMVNPKYSGGGMDTVSYVLAMEEISKVDASCSVIMSVNNSLVCWGIEKYGSEAQKEKYLPKLAKGEIIGAFCLSEPEAGSDATSQKTTAIEKDDHYILNGTKNWITNGSTASIYLVIAQTDISKGHKGINAFIVEKNTEGVTVGPRENKLGIRSSDTTSIMFTDVKVPKKNRIGEDGFGFKFAMKTLEGGRIGIAAQALGIASGAYELSLNYAKERKAFGKEIFKHQAIAFKLADMATEIDCGRLLCIKAAWQKDNNLDYSQTSSMAKLYCAEKAMRITTEAVQIHGGYGFVKEYHVERLMRDAKITQIYEGTSEIQKIVISRSILK comes from the coding sequence ATGAATTTTGAACTATCCAGCGAACAAAAGTTAATTCGAGAAACTGCAAGAAATTTTGCCAAAAATGAGTTATTACCAGGAGTAATTGAAAGAGATGAAAATAAAGAATTTCCAAAATCTCAAATAGCGAAAATGGCAGAAATGGGTTTTTTAGGCATGATGGTAAATCCCAAATACAGTGGTGGTGGAATGGATACAGTTTCTTATGTTTTAGCGATGGAAGAAATATCAAAAGTTGATGCATCATGTTCAGTAATTATGTCTGTAAACAATTCACTAGTTTGCTGGGGAATTGAAAAATATGGTTCCGAAGCACAAAAAGAAAAATACCTTCCTAAACTAGCAAAAGGAGAAATCATTGGAGCATTTTGTCTTTCAGAACCTGAAGCTGGATCAGATGCAACATCTCAAAAAACTACTGCCATTGAAAAAGACGATCACTATATATTAAACGGTACGAAAAATTGGATTACCAATGGAAGTACTGCGTCAATTTATTTAGTTATTGCTCAAACTGATATTTCAAAAGGTCATAAAGGCATCAATGCATTTATTGTTGAAAAAAACACAGAAGGTGTAACTGTCGGGCCAAGAGAAAATAAACTTGGAATCAGAAGTTCTGATACCACTTCTATAATGTTTACCGATGTTAAAGTACCCAAAAAAAATAGAATTGGTGAAGATGGCTTTGGATTTAAGTTTGCCATGAAAACATTAGAGGGAGGACGTATTGGGATTGCTGCACAAGCTCTTGGTATTGCATCTGGTGCTTATGAATTAAGCCTCAATTATGCTAAGGAAAGAAAAGCCTTTGGAAAAGAAATTTTCAAACATCAAGCAATTGCATTTAAATTAGCAGATATGGCAACAGAGATTGATTGTGGAAGATTACTATGCATAAAAGCAGCATGGCAAAAAGATAATAACTTAGACTATTCACAAACTAGTTCTATGGCTAAGTTATATTGTGCTGAAAAAGCAATGAGGATAACAACCGAAGCTGTTCAAATCCACGGAGGATATGGCTTTGTAAAAGAATATCATGTTGAGAGATTAATGAGAGATGCAAAAATTACACAAATCTATGAGGGCACATCCGAGATTCAAAAAATTGTAATATCAAGATCTATTTTAAAGTAA
- a CDS encoding choice-of-anchor B family protein gives MKKIILSIAGLMSLILYAQESLNMDLVGNLPYSQGTNDIWGYADGGNEYALVGTVTGFSVVDISNPSEPTELFFIDGSSSTWRDVKTWGKYAYVTTEAEDGLLIVDLSDLTGQTYVYTEEFFTTSHNIYIDENGYAYIFGTDTGNGGAVILDLTNDPMNPVLAGIFDDYYLHDGMVRGDTLWGSAIYAGVFSIIDVSDKSNPSIMSSYPTSCQFTHNAWISDDNNYLFTTDETAGCYVGSYDVSDIYDIQEIDLVQEWTGDGANGNQENVIPHNTHVFGDYLVTSYYTSGVTVIDASNPFNLIEVAYYDTSPMTGGSFDGCWGAYPYLPSGLILATDQQEGLFILHTPYGAYEGFGCTNENASNFDPDATINDGTCEFLGCMDLEAENYNSFATIDDGSCEYFCDNFVVDLPICSDGLIYMVNYGQSVSLDCQSPSNNLVIYMDLEGNIVNDGPIFNSGPIIENTFFSVINEAVVESSSINTGEPNHEGTGNNADYSGTVYNGGLLFNCYSDFSLNSVKVYTDTPGNRTIELRDSNDNLLFDVLVDIPAAPNNGYIIDLGWNINPGSDYLLTTNTQMNNDNFGDNNPMLKRTTGGLPNFPFAVNNILEITEGYYDNGEGNVGSSTDYYYYFYDWNISFDRTCASDPLLVEIIVDNNVSLLEDNKKNLIVRFTDLLGRETNGQMFTVEIFNDGTVAKKITLK, from the coding sequence ATGAAAAAAATAATTTTATCTATCGCTGGCTTAATGTCATTAATTCTATATGCTCAAGAAAGTTTAAATATGGATTTAGTTGGTAATTTACCATACTCACAAGGAACAAATGATATATGGGGCTATGCAGACGGTGGCAATGAATATGCTTTAGTGGGTACTGTTACGGGTTTTTCTGTTGTTGATATATCTAATCCCTCTGAGCCAACAGAGTTGTTTTTTATAGACGGTAGCAGTTCTACTTGGAGAGATGTGAAAACTTGGGGTAAATATGCTTATGTTACCACTGAAGCTGAAGATGGATTGTTGATTGTAGATTTGAGCGACTTAACGGGTCAAACATATGTATATACTGAGGAGTTCTTTACTACATCTCATAATATTTATATTGATGAAAATGGATATGCATATATTTTTGGTACTGATACAGGCAATGGAGGAGCAGTTATTTTAGATTTGACGAATGATCCAATGAATCCTGTTTTAGCTGGAATTTTTGATGATTATTATCTACATGATGGTATGGTTAGAGGCGATACACTTTGGGGCTCTGCTATTTATGCAGGTGTATTTTCTATTATAGATGTATCGGATAAATCAAATCCATCTATTATGTCCTCTTATCCAACATCTTGTCAGTTTACTCATAATGCTTGGATTTCTGATGATAATAATTATTTATTCACAACAGACGAAACAGCTGGCTGCTATGTTGGTTCCTATGATGTTTCAGATATATATGATATTCAGGAAATAGACTTAGTCCAAGAATGGACTGGTGATGGGGCTAATGGAAACCAGGAAAATGTCATTCCACATAATACCCATGTATTTGGAGATTATTTGGTGACTTCGTATTATACATCAGGAGTTACGGTAATTGACGCAAGTAATCCTTTTAATTTAATCGAAGTTGCTTACTACGACACATCTCCTATGACAGGCGGGTCTTTTGATGGTTGTTGGGGGGCTTATCCATATTTGCCCTCGGGATTAATACTAGCTACGGATCAACAAGAAGGTTTATTTATATTACACACACCATATGGTGCATATGAAGGTTTTGGTTGTACTAATGAAAATGCATCTAATTTTGATCCAGATGCCACAATTAATGATGGTACTTGTGAATTTTTAGGTTGTATGGATTTAGAAGCAGAAAATTATAACTCTTTTGCTACCATTGATGATGGTTCATGTGAGTATTTTTGTGACAATTTTGTTGTTGATTTACCGATATGTTCTGATGGTTTGATTTATATGGTAAATTATGGTCAATCAGTTTCTTTAGATTGTCAATCTCCATCTAATAACTTGGTTATTTATATGGATTTGGAAGGAAATATTGTAAATGATGGACCTATTTTTAATTCAGGACCTATTATTGAAAACACTTTTTTTTCAGTAATTAATGAAGCAGTTGTTGAAAGTTCTTCAATTAATACTGGTGAGCCCAACCATGAGGGAACTGGTAATAATGCAGATTATAGTGGTACAGTATATAATGGTGGTTTGTTATTTAATTGTTATTCTGATTTTTCATTAAATAGTGTTAAAGTTTATACAGATACCCCTGGCAACAGAACAATTGAGTTGAGAGATAGTAATGATAATTTACTTTTCGATGTTCTTGTAGATATTCCAGCTGCACCAAATAATGGTTATATAATTGATTTAGGTTGGAATATTAACCCTGGTTCTGATTATTTATTAACTACAAATACTCAAATGAATAATGATAATTTTGGAGACAATAACCCAATGCTTAAAAGAACTACTGGTGGCTTGCCAAACTTTCCATTTGCTGTAAATAACATATTAGAAATTACTGAAGGTTATTATGATAATGGAGAAGGTAATGTAGGCTCTTCAACAGATTATTATTATTATTTTTATGATTGGAATATTTCGTTTGATAGAACTTGTGCAAGTGACCCTTTATTAGTAGAAATTATTGTTGATAATAATGTTTCATTATTGGAGGATAACAAAAAGAATTTGATTGTTAGGTTTACAGACTTACTTGGTAGAGAGACAAATGGTCAAATGTTCACTGTAGAAATATTTAATGATGGGACAGTAGCTAAAAAGATTACTTTAAAATAG
- the tilS gene encoding tRNA lysidine(34) synthetase TilS translates to MKTIFKRNLNKCGVKKKSHILLALSGGVDSMVLLNLFMKTGIKFSIAHCNFCLRGDESDGDEEFIRSLSDLYKIKLYVKSFDTKAFVKKSKMSIQMAARLLRYDWFQTLKKKYNFCYIATAHHYTDSVETALINLIRGTGISGLHGINNLPHIIRPLLNFQKREILSYAKKYAINYREDSSNKEDKYIRNKVRNTIIPIMEEINPNVLNSIGSTIMRLKDVELIYKQFISEKKSSIITESNNEYKINIDLLLHQTAPKQILYEMISDFGFYDIDSVFKSLSSRSGKEFFNSDFYMIKDRKDLIITKHINNDSTVIYEKLKSFKKYKLKFEINTLRDYCDAIKHTNLNSMYISYEKLRFPLLIRPWKNGDTFMPLGMKGFKKVSDYFIDNKFSLIKKKKARLLISDNKIVCIIGERLDERFKLVKESKKIYIVKSL, encoded by the coding sequence ATGAAAACAATTTTTAAAAGAAATTTAAATAAATGTGGTGTTAAAAAAAAATCACATATTTTATTGGCTTTAAGTGGCGGTGTTGATAGTATGGTGTTATTAAATCTTTTCATGAAAACAGGAATCAAATTTTCTATTGCACATTGTAATTTTTGTTTAAGAGGAGATGAATCTGATGGTGATGAAGAATTTATTAGATCATTAAGTGATTTATATAAGATAAAGCTATATGTTAAAAGTTTTGACACAAAGGCCTTTGTAAAAAAAAGTAAAATGTCTATTCAGATGGCCGCAAGATTGTTAAGATATGATTGGTTTCAAACACTTAAAAAAAAATATAATTTTTGTTACATTGCAACAGCCCATCATTATACAGATTCAGTAGAAACTGCCTTAATTAATCTAATTAGAGGGACTGGTATTTCGGGTTTGCATGGTATAAATAATTTACCACATATAATTCGACCTTTACTTAATTTTCAAAAGAGAGAGATACTGAGTTATGCTAAAAAATATGCAATAAATTATAGAGAGGACAGTAGTAATAAAGAAGATAAATATATTAGAAATAAAGTGCGAAATACAATTATTCCGATTATGGAGGAAATCAACCCTAATGTTTTAAATTCTATTGGTTCTACAATTATGCGATTAAAAGATGTTGAATTAATATATAAACAATTTATTTCTGAAAAAAAATCTAGTATAATTACTGAGAGCAATAATGAATATAAAATTAATATTGATTTACTTTTACATCAAACTGCTCCAAAACAAATATTATATGAAATGATTTCAGATTTTGGTTTTTACGATATTGATAGTGTTTTTAAATCATTGTCATCAAGATCTGGCAAGGAGTTTTTTAATTCGGATTTTTATATGATTAAGGATAGAAAAGATTTAATTATAACAAAGCATATTAATAATGACTCAACAGTTATTTATGAAAAATTAAAAAGTTTTAAGAAATATAAATTAAAATTTGAAATTAATACATTAAGGGATTATTGTGATGCAATAAAACATACTAATTTAAATTCAATGTACATATCTTATGAAAAACTTCGTTTCCCTTTATTAATAAGACCTTGGAAAAACGGTGATACCTTTATGCCACTAGGAATGAAAGGATTTAAAAAGGTTAGTGATTATTTTATTGATAATAAATTTTCCTTAATTAAAAAAAAGAAAGCACGTTTACTTATTTCTGATAATAAAATTGTTTGTATTATTGGTGAAAGATTAGATGAAAGATTTAAACTTGTTAAAGAATCTAAAAAGATATATATTGTTAAATCTCTATAA
- a CDS encoding anthranilate synthase component I family protein, which translates to MNKKKKKYKVADLNNFKIRLLDYLRHHKCFCFLDSNDSSSKNSFNFLAAFKPKKQLIKLDHPFEDLQNMINSYQDWLFGYLGYDLKNIIEDLTSNNSDRLAFPHIHFFIPSILVKVKNQSIEIIYDSSYSSIEIDDLFERICSANYVQDFKQKIKVKPRVSKEDYIKNINLIKKHLQEGDIYEMNYCQEFYADNVDLDPFALFEYLNRVSKAPFSCFYRVNDNFCLCASPERYLKKEGDSIMSQPIKGTIKRLKDFKLDLDNKHKLMTSAKDISENIMIVDLVRNDLSRIAAKGTVSVTELACLYSYENVHHLISTIKCDLDKKYNIVDIIKATFPMGSMTGAPKIRAMELIDKFENTLRGIYSGAIGYISPEEDFDFNVVIRSLFYNKKNKYLSFMVGGAITIESDPESEYQECLVKAKSILKVLGQ; encoded by the coding sequence TTGAATAAGAAAAAAAAAAAATATAAAGTTGCTGATTTAAATAATTTTAAGATTCGTTTGTTAGATTATTTACGTCATCATAAATGTTTTTGTTTTTTAGATAGTAATGATTCGTCATCAAAAAATTCTTTTAATTTTCTAGCTGCATTTAAGCCGAAAAAGCAATTGATAAAACTTGATCATCCATTTGAGGATTTGCAAAATATGATTAATTCATACCAAGACTGGCTCTTCGGATATTTAGGTTATGATTTAAAAAATATAATTGAGGATTTAACATCTAATAATTCAGACAGATTAGCATTTCCTCACATACATTTTTTTATTCCTTCAATTTTAGTCAAGGTAAAAAATCAATCTATTGAAATTATATATGATTCATCATATTCCAGTATAGAAATTGATGATTTATTTGAGCGAATATGTTCAGCAAATTATGTGCAAGATTTTAAACAAAAAATCAAAGTAAAACCCAGAGTGAGCAAAGAAGATTATATTAAAAATATCAACTTAATTAAAAAGCATTTGCAGGAGGGAGATATTTATGAGATGAATTATTGCCAAGAGTTTTACGCCGATAATGTAGATTTAGATCCATTTGCACTTTTTGAATATCTAAACCGAGTTTCAAAGGCACCATTTTCATGTTTTTACAGAGTAAATGATAATTTTTGTTTATGTGCTAGTCCAGAGCGATATTTGAAAAAAGAAGGTGATTCGATCATGTCTCAGCCAATAAAAGGAACAATTAAAAGGTTAAAAGATTTTAAATTGGATTTAGATAATAAACATAAATTAATGACTAGCGCTAAAGATATTTCAGAAAATATTATGATTGTAGATTTAGTTAGAAATGATTTGTCGAGAATTGCTGCAAAGGGAACAGTTAGTGTTACAGAACTAGCCTGCTTGTACAGTTATGAAAATGTACACCATTTAATTTCAACTATTAAATGCGATTTAGATAAAAAATATAATATAGTAGACATAATTAAAGCTACATTTCCAATGGGCTCTATGACTGGAGCACCGAAAATTAGAGCAATGGAGTTAATTGATAAATTTGAAAATACATTGAGAGGTATCTATTCTGGTGCAATTGGCTATATCAGTCCGGAGGAAGATTTTGATTTTAATGTAGTAATTCGTTCTCTTTTTTATAATAAAAAAAATAAATATTTATCTTTTATGGTTGGTGGAGCAATTACTATTGAATCAGATCCAGAATCGGAATATCAAGAGTGTCTAGTAAAGGCAAAATCAATTCTTAAAGTCTTGGGTCAATGA
- the lpdA gene encoding dihydrolipoyl dehydrogenase, with product MNEFDVVIIGSGPGGYVAAIRCAQLGMKIAIIEKYPQLGGTCLNVGCIPSKALLESSEHFHKSKHEFKEHGINVGALKIDFSQTLKRKEKIISEMHAGLDFLMKKNKITVFEGTGSFVDKNTVAIVGKQTTQKIHGKNIIIATGSKPLVLPFFNFDKQRIITSTEALSLKEIPRKMIIIGAGVIGLELGSVYARMGSEVSVVDISSSVLSSMDASLGRELKKVLTRDLGFKFYLSHKVEKVTSNGKKVELIASSKSNEKIKLHGDYCLISIGRRPFTDSLNLDSINVETNSSGQIKVNKSLMTSQSNIYAIGDVVEGTMLAHKAEEEGVFVAELIAGQKPEIHHHLIPNVVYTWPEVSSVGFTEEELKKLGRDIKIGTFPFKANGRAKISMDNDGFVKIIADAVNDEILGVHMIGPRCADLISEAVVAMEYKATAEDIARITHAHPTFSEVVKEAALAATENRALHI from the coding sequence ATGAATGAATTTGATGTTGTAATAATTGGTTCTGGACCAGGGGGATATGTGGCAGCCATTAGATGTGCACAACTGGGCATGAAAATAGCTATTATAGAGAAGTATCCTCAATTAGGTGGAACATGTTTAAATGTTGGTTGTATACCATCAAAAGCTTTATTAGAGTCTTCAGAACATTTTCATAAATCAAAGCATGAATTTAAAGAACATGGAATTAATGTTGGTGCACTGAAAATTGATTTTTCTCAAACATTAAAGAGAAAAGAAAAAATTATTTCAGAGATGCATGCAGGTTTAGATTTTTTAATGAAAAAAAATAAAATCACTGTTTTTGAAGGAACAGGGTCGTTTGTAGATAAAAATACAGTTGCAATTGTTGGTAAGCAAACTACTCAAAAGATACATGGTAAAAACATTATCATAGCAACAGGTTCAAAACCTCTCGTATTACCGTTTTTCAATTTTGATAAACAACGGATTATAACATCGACGGAGGCTCTTTCTCTTAAGGAAATTCCAAGGAAAATGATTATTATTGGTGCCGGAGTTATTGGATTAGAGTTAGGTTCTGTCTATGCTAGAATGGGTTCAGAGGTGTCAGTGGTTGATATTTCTTCTAGTGTTCTATCTTCTATGGATGCAAGTTTGGGTAGAGAATTAAAAAAAGTTCTAACTCGAGACTTAGGTTTTAAATTTTACTTATCACACAAGGTAGAAAAAGTTACAAGTAATGGCAAAAAGGTTGAATTAATTGCTTCTTCCAAATCAAATGAAAAAATTAAACTACATGGAGATTATTGTTTAATATCTATAGGAAGGAGACCTTTTACAGACTCTTTGAATTTAGATTCAATCAATGTTGAAACAAACTCTTCGGGACAAATAAAAGTCAACAAATCACTTATGACCTCACAATCTAATATATATGCAATAGGAGATGTAGTTGAGGGTACTATGTTAGCTCATAAAGCGGAAGAAGAGGGGGTGTTTGTTGCTGAATTAATTGCAGGTCAAAAACCTGAAATCCATCATCATTTAATTCCAAATGTTGTATATACTTGGCCTGAAGTTTCTTCGGTTGGTTTTACTGAAGAAGAATTGAAGAAGTTAGGTAGAGATATAAAAATTGGCACTTTCCCGTTTAAAGCTAATGGAAGAGCTAAGATTTCTATGGATAATGACGGTTTTGTGAAAATTATTGCTGACGCAGTTAATGATGAAATACTTGGTGTGCATATGATAGGTCCTCGATGTGCTGATTTAATTTCTGAAGCAGTGGTAGCTATGGAATATAAAGCAACTGCAGAAGATATAGCTAGGATTACGCATGCACATCCTACTTTTAGCGAGGTGGTAAAAGAAGCAGCACTTGCTGCCACAGAAAATCGTGCTTTACATATATAA
- the lnt gene encoding apolipoprotein N-acyltransferase, with amino-acid sequence MIKRLIFSFLSAFLLFICWPPISSWTCFVFFAFVPLLIVELDTSNNKISQKQFFGYSYLTFFLFNLLTTYWIKHAHIGGAVFAILCNALFMALVFSLFSIIKNNIKSKKTFFILPILWLGFEFLHLNWDLSWPWLTLGNVFAIHSHWVQWYSYTGVLGGSLWVLLVNISIIHIYEKTHKSGFRFKFLLSTFILLSIPLLSSNYLYMKYFHFLEPNSNSMDRINLLVVQPNIDPYRDKFSISQTNQTNDMLSLINPHVNENIDFIILPETFLAQPIWEHQFFNNLDIKKLFDLINSYKIKAKSSNESVTTYPLNIFVGATTLALSENSPTSKPLGSHKNQFYKVYNTALHLRKNSIKVYDKVYQNQDLLITTYHKSKLVPGAEKMPFQDFLFPILGDQILKIGSATSLGNFSSQDSLSVFKSVAFPSDSISKHTEYSIAPIICYESIYGDYVRRFVQKGAQAIFIITNDGWWKQTSGYKQHSMYAKLRAIETRCYIARSANTGISSIINPLGVIDHQIDWDKSGVISASILLNNNETFYTKHGDFLGRIASFLSISIFLLYLVRKKLKFSH; translated from the coding sequence ATGATTAAAAGATTAATTTTTTCTTTTTTGTCAGCATTTTTGTTATTTATTTGTTGGCCTCCCATTAGTTCATGGACGTGTTTTGTGTTTTTTGCTTTTGTTCCTTTATTAATAGTAGAGTTAGATACTAGCAATAACAAAATAAGTCAAAAACAATTTTTCGGCTATTCGTATTTGACTTTTTTTTTATTTAATTTATTAACTACTTATTGGATTAAGCATGCTCATATTGGAGGGGCTGTATTTGCAATCTTGTGTAATGCTTTATTTATGGCATTGGTGTTTTCACTTTTTTCAATAATTAAGAACAATATTAAATCAAAAAAAACATTTTTTATTTTACCTATTTTATGGTTGGGCTTTGAGTTTTTACACTTAAATTGGGATTTAAGTTGGCCTTGGTTAACATTAGGTAATGTCTTCGCAATCCACTCTCATTGGGTACAGTGGTATTCTTACACTGGAGTGTTAGGAGGGTCATTATGGGTGTTATTGGTCAATATATCTATTATACATATTTATGAAAAAACTCATAAGAGCGGTTTTAGATTTAAATTTCTTTTGTCAACTTTCATATTATTGAGTATACCACTTCTTAGCTCAAATTATTTATACATGAAATATTTCCATTTTTTGGAACCTAACTCTAATAGTATGGACCGTATTAATCTACTTGTAGTACAACCTAATATTGATCCATATAGGGACAAGTTTTCAATTTCTCAAACAAATCAAACTAACGATATGTTAAGTCTTATTAATCCTCATGTTAATGAAAATATTGATTTTATTATTTTGCCCGAAACTTTTTTAGCTCAACCTATATGGGAACATCAGTTTTTCAATAATCTTGATATTAAAAAATTATTTGATTTAATCAATTCTTATAAAATTAAAGCAAAAAGTAGTAATGAGTCTGTTACAACTTATCCTTTAAATATATTTGTTGGAGCAACTACTTTAGCACTGTCAGAAAATAGTCCAACTTCAAAACCTTTAGGCAGTCACAAGAATCAATTTTATAAGGTCTATAACACAGCATTACACCTGCGAAAGAACTCTATTAAAGTCTATGATAAAGTATATCAAAACCAAGATTTATTAATTACCACTTATCATAAATCTAAACTAGTTCCGGGAGCTGAAAAGATGCCGTTTCAAGATTTTTTATTTCCGATTTTAGGGGATCAAATTTTGAAAATAGGTTCTGCTACATCATTAGGCAATTTTTCTTCTCAAGATTCTTTATCTGTCTTTAAGTCTGTAGCTTTTCCTAGCGACTCAATTAGTAAACATACAGAATACTCTATTGCACCTATTATTTGTTATGAATCAATATATGGGGATTATGTAAGAAGGTTTGTTCAAAAAGGTGCTCAAGCAATATTTATAATAACTAATGATGGATGGTGGAAACAAACAAGCGGATATAAACAACATAGTATGTATGCTAAATTAAGAGCTATTGAAACAAGGTGTTATATTGCACGCTCTGCTAATACAGGAATATCATCAATTATTAATCCTTTAGGAGTAATAGATCATCAAATTGATTGGGATAAAAGTGGAGTAATTAGTGCGAGTATTTTATTGAATAATAATGAAACATTTTATACAAAGCACGGGGATTTTTTAGGAAGAATTGCATCTTTTTTGTCAATTTCCATTTTCCTATTATATCTTGTAAGGAAGAAACTTAAGTTTTCTCATTAA
- the purS gene encoding phosphoribosylformylglycinamidine synthase subunit PurS, whose product MKFAVQINIMPQDALLDPQGKTVENNTSKLGINNISNIRIGKHISLQVESDNQNTAEATVKEICKKLLVNQITEQYEFTIKAIKT is encoded by the coding sequence ATGAAATTTGCAGTACAAATAAACATTATGCCTCAAGATGCACTACTAGACCCGCAAGGTAAAACAGTAGAAAATAACACTTCGAAATTAGGAATAAATAATATATCGAATATTAGAATTGGAAAACATATATCTTTACAAGTTGAAAGTGATAATCAAAATACTGCAGAAGCAACAGTAAAAGAAATTTGTAAGAAACTATTAGTCAATCAAATTACAGAACAATATGAATTTACAATAAAAGCTATTAAAACCTAA
- the lptB gene encoding LPS export ABC transporter ATP-binding protein, with protein sequence MKLRANNLKKKYGDRYVVNDVSIELDNGEVVGLLGPNGAGKTTTFYMLVGLVKSFEGSVLLGDNNISNDPMYIRSRKGVGYLPQQPSVFTKMNVEDNILSVLETTKLTIDKQHEELEGILIDFGLARIRKTKANLLSGGERRRLEIARAISNQPKFILLDEPFAGVDPIAIQDIQNMIKKLKDRNIGVLITDHNVRETLSITDRSYLLYDGKILKYGNTIDLINDPEVRRLYLGDNFRF encoded by the coding sequence ATGAAATTAAGAGCAAATAATTTAAAAAAAAAATATGGTGATAGATATGTGGTTAATGATGTTTCTATTGAATTAGACAATGGTGAAGTTGTTGGTTTATTAGGACCCAATGGTGCTGGAAAGACAACTACTTTTTATATGCTTGTTGGACTTGTTAAGTCTTTTGAAGGCAGTGTTCTTTTAGGCGACAACAATATTTCAAATGATCCTATGTATATAAGATCTAGAAAAGGTGTTGGTTATTTACCTCAACAGCCATCAGTTTTCACTAAGATGAATGTTGAAGATAATATTTTATCAGTCCTAGAAACCACTAAGCTGACGATTGATAAACAACATGAGGAATTAGAAGGTATTCTAATTGATTTTGGATTAGCTAGAATTCGAAAGACAAAAGCAAATTTGTTGTCCGGTGGAGAACGCAGGAGGTTAGAGATTGCTCGCGCAATTTCTAATCAACCTAAATTTATTTTATTAGATGAGCCATTTGCGGGTGTCGACCCAATTGCAATTCAAGATATTCAAAATATGATTAAGAAACTTAAAGATAGAAATATAGGAGTATTAATTACTGATCATAATGTCAGAGAAACACTTTCTATCACTGATCGATCTTATTTGCTTTACGATGGAAAAATTTTGAAGTACGGCAATACTATTGATTTAATTAATGACCCTGAAGTTAGGAGGTTGTACTTAGGAGATAATTTTAGGTTTTAA
- the tatC gene encoding twin-arginine translocase subunit TatC, with protein sequence MMGQNSSKQSFISHLEILRWHFFRSFISILVGTIIVFFNKSFVFDKIIFACKENSFPTYVFLCQVSDKLCIKDMPFILMNIEMAGQFMMHILVSVVGGVIISFPYILYELWLFVSPAMYKSEKKTSVIMFLIAFFLFILGVLFGYYVIIPFSINFLSSYNISGVIENNIHFISFIKTFTTIILTTGLLFQLPLVIFGLTKFNLITPNQLVQYRRHAFVIILIMASILTPPDVFSQILIGLPIFILYEISIFISRISKPKL encoded by the coding sequence ATGATGGGTCAAAACAGTTCTAAGCAATCATTCATTAGCCATTTAGAAATATTAAGGTGGCATTTTTTTAGATCATTTATATCTATTTTAGTTGGTACTATAATTGTTTTTTTTAATAAATCTTTTGTTTTTGATAAAATTATTTTTGCATGTAAGGAAAATAGTTTTCCTACTTATGTTTTTTTATGTCAGGTTTCAGATAAATTATGTATAAAGGATATGCCTTTTATCTTGATGAATATTGAGATGGCTGGTCAATTCATGATGCATATTTTAGTTTCTGTTGTTGGTGGTGTTATAATATCATTTCCATATATATTATATGAACTATGGTTATTTGTTTCACCTGCAATGTATAAAAGTGAAAAAAAGACATCTGTAATTATGTTTCTTATTGCTTTTTTTCTTTTTATTTTAGGTGTGCTTTTTGGATATTATGTGATAATTCCATTTTCGATTAATTTTTTAAGTTCTTATAATATTAGTGGTGTTATAGAAAATAATATTCATTTTATTTCATTTATTAAAACATTTACAACAATTATTCTGACTACTGGACTACTTTTTCAGTTGCCACTTGTTATTTTTGGTTTAACAAAGTTTAACTTAATAACACCTAACCAGTTAGTACAATATCGAAGACACGCATTCGTTATCATATTAATTATGGCTTCTATTTTGACGCCTCCCGATGTATTTAGTCAGATTTTAATTGGATTGCCAATATTTATTTTATACGAAATTTCAATTTTTATTTCTAGAATCTCAAAACCTAAACTATGA